The Rosa rugosa chromosome 1, drRosRugo1.1, whole genome shotgun sequence genomic sequence accccaagcggatataaggagattggtgcgcattaccaatgtccggactaccattgtagtcgtttccgcgagaccatttgggtgtgtacatgggaatatgatgtccaacatcagtcccattgcaataaccatcaaaagtcttcgatgtaaactctctagcatcctcaaatccaattgacggaataggatgatccggggagtgagcccgttgttgtatgatatgtgctaggagtgtagcataagcagctttacaagtggacaatggcacaacacgtgaccagcgtgtttgcgtgtcaactaacattatgagatatttaaacgtccgcaagttggttgaatcagtccacagaatccctatggattctatgtaagaacataatgagtattttcatatcctttgcataggacggtctcagtcctaattttcctaaggaagtggctttgtaaaatgtgtgagaggccttagaagcaaccaaggagagttttggttgggcttgagcgtttgaaacgcatattgaagcaaagtttgtgactacatcacccatcatggtgtcatgaccatgggaagtggcatccatggcgttataaccatggggattgacatccatggcgtcatggccatgggtagcgctatatatggcgttgtcacaagggacttgggcggccatatggcgccccaagacagctgcagcgccagatgctgcaattgttgcggtcttgctaagtccaggaaccaatttttgattcttgcttcatttcgctcgagggtgtccatgtgaagtctttagtagacggatcatcatatcatgaccaggatgacctatcctgtcgtgacaaagccaatatgtgtctaaatccaagagatcttctctcataactttattggatttaatagctcgaatagtgacatagagtccactagagagacacataaacttctctaagatgcgccttcgttcgcaatcattagaggcattgcaaaggaactcatttctgttctctacatgcgttttcgcatggaatccgttggctatccataggtgcgagttgccctaggagcgtagagagtttctgtgacattaatcaaggtgccatttggctaagagaacttgggctattccatgtccttgaattaatactgatggcccagccatcgtagtcacaaagtaacatgctcacgaatcaaaatggagtcataatgaaaagaactcaaaattttattcataagccaacggagtacatcattgtctcttaaccattaggagaatctaatccaaatgcttagctaatgcaaaacaatggtagtcgtctaacttctttcagtaattccaacgcaaatgtgaccaggtgagtagggagatgtcggtggagcaaagctggcttaattaccacttatctcaaaaccttcctagacatcacatttacattgagtacgcctactttaaacaaagactaaaccataggcatctactacaaaaataatatggcaattgcctacatctcttggaaaataaagacttaaacagaattggtgatctattgatcccagccagatttgtagtcttcaacccttcattctacatcatcttcttgatcttcttgttctacatagtgagcttctcttgcttcacaaatatgctttgtaggcggtgacaagttcttcacgagctctacaaatgtgtgcccaatgattagacactccacattgagaacatacatctcttcgctcaaactccattgattgaggcgctttgaaagcgtcattaagatggctcttagtattggtggagccaccaacatggccagaggcgttgcctccctctctctttccacgttgacctcttcggttccgtgttcgcctattttggcgattaccttcccaagtagagcgattatatggaccagaaagtccagaagtatccctaatgttagggttttgctcttggcgccttctcttaggggcacgactataattggattccggaatatgctctatttccacggatctcgaattatagttcttcacaaggatgttgtcatgcttttcagcgacattcatagttccaatgagctcatgaaaccttgtgatccgtcctgcagtaacatcaattcgatagttcttagcaaccatcaatgcagaaacggggaaggtagagagagtcttctcaatcaacatcgcatttgtgatctctttaccacagaattccattaaggatttaatgcgaagtgcttccgagttgtagtcaagaactgacttgaaatcataggagcggaggctatgccatctcacttctaggtcaggaagcaaggaaggagtcacggacattgccaaatctttcttcgagtgagacccacagccttttggggtcttcttcattcatacactcgtactggagcgaatcatccatatgacgagtcattaggttgatggctttcgccttatttgcctctaaggctgctctatttgcttccaaagcttgagcttgctcaacagttagcacgtcctggctaggctcgagaatcgtatccaggattccatcggccttgagatgctggcggacatcacgaacccacctgtgatattcagagccagttgttcccaatggagcaaagtccaatttgttcgggttactcatcctgaaagagaacaagaaattagggttagtttcaaagcgtgaaaggctaccacgaaaacatataaaatttctgagcgtagtcgcttccaagaaattaggaatttccgagcgtagtcgcttccaagaaattcgattccaagaggggttggattagatcaaaacaatgatgtgtggggtcaatcgttttcttctcaacaaactcttaagtttggaggactctacaagctccaagcttggagtgagcacgaacccccacagttcggcttttggtctcccctatgaagaagaaaggggggtagaagaagggaggttgaaagtccccgagaaaagaagagaaattgaaaaacttcaaaaacgggaacttttagaaaagtttaccttgaaaagatgccgaaattcttgaccggaaaagatgttggttgggctgtgcagtgatactgcagggtcgctgcgaggatgtcgcgaggacgCTACAGAGATGCCGCGAGGAATGTTGCGGGGCCACTGTGGGGATGCGACtactgcggggatgtcgcgaggtcGTGGGGACAGTTACGGGACCgctgcggggatgcgactgctgcggggatgtcgcgaggtcGCGGGGACAGTTACGGGGCCgctgcggggatgcgactgctgtggggatgtcgcgaggccgcaaggacagttgcggggatgctgtggagatgccgcgaggccgctggtgagtcgcggtcgcgagggcaggcgagctcgcgcgaaggtagaaggcaagcaaggcttgcgggcgctacaggggcagcgaggctaacctggtagggttagcgttgagttgcgacgcgggggctgcgggggcagtagtagcgcagggaaggcaaatctggtggagcttgatcaatttctggggttttggtttctaaagctagggttagggctcgtgctgataacgtgttgtagagaaactgaaattgagaggaatttgctgtgaattctcattgataataggggcctctttatatagaggattacaatgcatagaatctcaatcgtacaaggaaagtaatcgtacattgaataggaatctagatccttctaatttaaccctattaccactaggtcaagtaacctagagtttgggccaaacacataaaagagagatttccttaaacactattggttttcttatttttttatataaagaagaaaaacaaaaaaaataaaaaagggtaaattagtCATTTTATGGTCAAAACAGCCAGTTGGCTGTCTCAGTAACGAGCTAACAGCTCCAGATACCAAAATTGAGTCAGGGTGAGAACCTCAGATACCAATCTGATAGTTTTGGAAGCTGAGTTACgaaagtttcttttttttttagtataatGATGTCATCCCTTTATTAAAATATAGAAGAATTACACGATAATGCTATCAGTTGCTAATGCAGCCATAAGAAAACTGGGTGGGGAAGAAAAAATGCTTGCTTGCTGGAGAGTTTTGGCATAAGTTGCCAAACTATGGGCCACTCTATTGGCCTCTCGTTTGGTGTGAAGTATCCTCATATTTGGGGAACTAGAAAAGAGGTCTACAATATCATCATACAGCCTGCCCAAGTTACGAAAGTTTCTTGACAAAGAGGTGGGACACTGTTTAGGCTATTTTCTCTTGTTAGTTTTATGTCCAAAAAACCTTTTTTATAAgtttagaattttcttttgttgattatcagaaagaaaaaagtgcAAGTTATGATTtattctttttcaaaaaaatttattatgTTTCAGAATATATGATATTCTAATATTTTATAACTTTAAAATTTAGAGCATcataaaatttttaatttttttattatttatattttttttacatTTGATTATGCAGCTTGCCTAGCTCAAAGTTTACTAGAGACGTCAAATTAGCAAAATAGGAAGTAATGAGCACATACATCATAATATAATAATacatcaccttggattcttggAGCTTTTGAGGTTATCAAACTAAAAGGTGGAAGCTTTTCTGGGATAGAACATAGAGAAAAATCAATTTTAGACTATTTGATTTGTCCTCTTCAGTCTTATACTATTATCTATCTGCTAGTGCCAATAGAAAATGAAacgttagaaaaaaaaaaaaaaccaatagaAAATGATTTTTGTAAAATTCCGTACTGAATTCCCTTCACCCCAAAACACAAcgcaaataaaaagaaatttccttttaaaaaaaaaaataaataaataaataaatttcagCTCTTTGACTTTTGACCTTAATTTGCTGATCCAGAATTCATAAAATGGCCTGCTTAATTTCCAGGATCCTACTCTCCAAAAAATTTTTTTCTATACTATCACAAACTTACAATATACTTTTCCTTGTACAATATTTTATGCTGTGACTTTTATTCTGTTTTCCATATAATCCCTGTAAACTTCCacccaagaaaataaaaacgaaaCGGAACAAAAGATCTTGATCCGGCCTATAAATACGCAATATTGGGTGCCCTTATCTTCCAAACTCCCACAAAGCCAACACGGGCATGATGATATCCTCTCTTTGGCAATTCTGCCTTCTTTCACTTTTGCTTTCTTATGGTGTTGTTGAGCTTCAAGCTTCCCACCATGTCTATAGCAACCTTCAAACTACCCAACTAACTTCAACACAACCCCAAGCTAAAGATCCTTACAGAACTGGTTATCATTTCCAGCCTCCCAAGAACTGGATCAATGGTATGTATATCTTCAACTTATCTTCAATTTTCTCTCGGcttttttcattttctgcatTTTCTTTAGCTTCTTGCACCTGTCCTTGTCTAAGTTTATTGTATACAACTCTTAACAGTTTGTTCTTTGCTTCTTGTTTTTCACATTTGACTTGTTGTAACTGTGGAAATGGACACATTGGCTTCTTTGGTTTCTCGTCACAGATCCAAATGGTTAGTTACTTTCGCCCTCCCTGAGTTCTATTTTCTACAGTGGTTTTTTATATAGTTAATTGTGTTTTCTGGGCTTGTGCCTTGGTTCTCATTTTCTATGGAAGTAATGTGATGCATTGATGTGATTATGTGGAGGAATGGGTATAACAAGTCAAACACGTGTGGTTGGTGGATTTATATGCTTTGGCCCTTTCATTTTTGGCCACACCTTGTACTAAAGTCTTGCCTATTGCTCTCTCTTCTCAGGGCCGATGATTTACAAGGGAATTTACCATCTTTTCTATCAATATAATCCCAAAGGTGTAGTTTGGGGCAACATTGTTTGGGCACATTCAACATCAACCGATCTTGTCAACTGGATCCCACATGAAGCTGCTATCTACCCATCACAGCCGTCCGATATCAACGGCTGCTGGTCGGGGTCAGCTACAATCCTTCCCGGAGGCAAGCCGGCCATGTTATACACTGGAATCAATCCCCAAAACCAACAAGTTCAAAACTTGGCATTTCCTAAAAACCTCTCAGACCCTTTTCTTAGGGAATGGGTTAAGGTCCCACAAAACCCACTAATGGCTCCAACACAAGCTAACCAAGTCAATGCTAGCTCATTTAGGGATCCAACCACTGCATGGCTAGGGCCAGACAAGAGATGGAGGTTAATCATTGGAAGCAAAAGGGACCAAAGGGGATTAGCTATACTCTACAGAAGCAAAGATTTCATGCATTGGACTAAGGCCAAACACCCACTTCATTCAAACGAGAAAAATGGAATGTGGGAGTGCCCAGATTTTTTCCCAATTTCAAAGACTAGTTCAGTTGGTCTTGACACATCAACAAATGGTCCTAATGTTAAGCATGTGCTCAAGGTTAGCTTGGACAACACCAGGAAAGAGTACTATACAATTGGTACATATAACATCAGCAAGGATATCTATATTCCAGATAAGGGATCAGTTGAGAGTGATTTCGGTTTGAGATATGATTATGGTAAGTTTTATGCTTCAAAAACCTTCTTTGACAGTGCTAAGAACCGCAGGATCTTGTGGGGTTGGATTAATGAATCCTCAAGTGTCAATGGTGACGTCAAGAAAGGATGGTCTGGGCTCCAGGTATTGTTTCTCTATATTTTACAATAGCTTATATCCAATTACATTTAAGAATTGGTCAATGGTATAGACCTACAAAGTATGGAAATGGGGTATCATATATAATCAGTGGCTACTATTGGACTAGAATAGTCTTCAATGAGCTGGCTTAAGAATTAAGACTTATTGTATTCAAATTGGCTACTCTTGCAGGCAATTCCAAGGACCATTGTGCTTGACAAGTCTGGCAAACAATTGGTGCAATGGCCAATTGTAGAGCTTGAAAAACTTAGAACAAAGGAGGTCACGTTGCCAAGCACTGTACTTAAGGGAGGATCACTTCATGAAGTATTTGGTGTCACAGCAGCACAAGTATGCCTATTCTATCTTGTTCCTCCTTTTTGCTTCTGTTTAGGTCACTCTACCACGTGTTAGTAAAAGCACATAAGGATAATTAATCACACTTCATTGGAATAAACTTTTAACTTTTAGtgttcttttttgcttttgttgGGTGATTTTTGATTTTACAGGCTGATGTAGAAGTCGCATTCGAGATAAGTGATTTCAAGAAAGCAGATGTGTTGGATCCAAGTTGGACTAATCCACAAATTTTGTGCAGCAAAAAGGGTGCCTCGGTGAAAGGCGGTCTTGGACCATTTGGATTGTTGACTTTGGCTTCAAAGGACTTGAAAGAAACCACAGCAGTCTTCTATAGAATTTTCAAGTCTCAAAACAATTACAAGAAATATGTGGTGCTTATGTGCAGTGACCAAAGCAGGTCTCATTCTCTCTTAGCCACTCTCTAATCTCACTTACAAATTTATATTTCcccatatattaattttttttcttttttttggtttgtCTGGTAGGTCTTCCCTAAATCAAGATAATGATATGACCACTTATGGGGCATTTGTAAATGTGGATCCTGTTCATGAGAAGCTGTCACTAAGAAGCTTGGTAAGTTATTATGAAGTACAGTTTAATATATCAACTGGTATTTCTTTATTGAAAAGTCAAGTCTTTCCCACCATAAATTTAAATTTCCATCAAAGTTTTTGAGAATCTACACATTTTCCTTGTAACTTGAACACTCACGCAACTATGCCTGCCTTTGGACTTTTACATCTTCCATATTGTATTTGATTTTCTAAGAAAATATAGCTAGAATTATGTAAGTTTACCAGAAAATTGTAAAGCTTGAGGTAATACATTAGTCTGTGAGTCGTCACTTCTATATGCTTTATTTGTTTCAGAATATTCCTATTGCATGTTTTTTTAGAAGATATGATAGAAGTATATAGGTGTTCTTGGATAACTAAGGCATGGGTTATTTTTCAAAAGAACTATAGGTGTTCCTTTCCCTTGATCAAAACAATTAAATTCTTCACGATAAGGAAAGGGGATATAGCTAGCAAATATCCAAACCCATTTTTTGTGCACGACTCATAGTTGCGTATATGACACTAGCTCTGCACTTTTATGCATGGTTCCCTTCACTTTTTTCCTTTCATACCCAATTCATGAAACAAATTTGTATCCTCACGCACTCCAAACTGTTGCAGATTGATCACTCTATAGTGGAGAGCTTTGGTGGAGAAGGCAAGGCGTGCATAACAGCCAGGGTTTATCCGACATTGGCCGTTGATGGTGATGCCCACTTATATGCTTTCAATTATGGAAGTGAGAGTGTCAAAATCGCAGGAAGTGCGTGGAGCTTGAAAACTGCTAaaataaattgatcaagattTGTAATGTAGTGGAGAAGAAGAGTGGAGGAAGCAGACTCAACTACTAGTGGTGCCTCTTAAATTAGATGATTGATGTGAGAGCCGAATAAACTTGTGCGGGCCCGTTTTATGTGCTTGCCAATTATATCTGTGTATCAGTGTCATGTTGCTTGCTAAAAATATGTATCTCATTTCTTGTTCAATCGGAATTCGGAAATTTGCAATTTTATTTACTAATTTTTGAGTACTAATGCCAATTAAAAATGCATTAATGGTTATGATCGAAGTGACTCTTAAGCTCTAGTGAATAAGAACATCGACCCTATATATGTACATGTGTGAGTGTGGTGAGTTTGAGTCCTTCCACTGGCATTGCTTGAATTACGTAGTGGAATCATAGCTTTTCAGCATGAGGGGCATGCGTGTTATAAGGTTCAATGGTTCATGAGTGACATTTGGGTACCCGGAGTTTGTGTTTGGCAATGATATGAAAAGGTCGTGTTCGATTCTCGGGACCAAGGTTCTAGCACTATTGGCAATGATATGAGAAGTTTTGTTTACTCTCATGGGAGTTCCTTATTGATGTTGAGACACATAAGAAACCCGGAGGCCGAGCCATATTTGCGGTCAGaacaaaataaaaggaatttctAGCTCAAAGGCTCTAAACACTGAAAACGTCGAGCCAGCTCCCCCACAAGGAGTTGTTTCTGACCCAATTTCTCTTGCGTAGTAGAAATGTCGCACAACCAGAAATTAGAGAAGGCATTCGGTCTTTGAATTTGTATCATGTTATCTAGATGTACACTTAGGCGACAATTGGTTATTAATGTAGTATTGTTCGATCTATTGGAATTTCTAATTTCCTATTGACGAGTCATTGAGCCTTGGAGTTATTCATTAATATTATCATTTTATGACATAAAATTGAcatctcctaaaaaaaaaaaaatcataaaattaGCAATCTCCCACGGTCTATGCATATGATAAAACAGTTATTGCAAAGAGAATTAGATGAGATCAAGAAAAATGTGGGTTGTGgggtaatttttgtttatttattatattaaaaaataaattataatttgtcagaattgttcttgatggtcaaattgaattttggagtaatttttttatataattttttttaggaGAAACGATAAACTTCATTATCAAGCTAGTAGAATAACAAAGAAACATACCACGGTGGCCCGTCAAATTAATTTCTCCACACATAACTCTACACTTACATACACTTGTCGCTTGAATATACATCAATTGTACTTTTTAATGAAATTCAAACCCTCGTATCGAAATTAGAGAAAATCTTGCGTGAGGCAACCCTAAAGTCACGTGGTGGGGCGGACCAATCACTGTCCAGCAGGgatggtgttttgggtattgcattttagggagcaggggcagtttcaaaaaagagaaaacattttctttcttcttattgGTTGGCccctaaagccacgtggtggggaaatcccacctaagaatttctccgAAATTAAACCGTGTCAAACTAAAAAAGTAAATCCAACTACGAGCCAAGCACCCTCGCCTCCAGCTGTCACTACCAAAGGGAAAGAGAGCGGACAAACTTCGCATGGTATAAAATAGAAGTAATTATTTGATAGGGCCGAAGCTAAAACCCAAGCCCAATAACACACAAATCCAAGTAGAAGCAGACAATCCCAGCAAGCTCAAGCCTCCAAAAAGGCAAAAACCACCTACGTCGTCTTACCACCGCCAACACAACGACCGCCCTCGACTGCACAAAACCCGGTCAACCTTGAATCATATCTGGGACGAGCAGATCTAGACGCTCCAACACCATCGCCGTTGATATCCTAAATCTATAAATTCAATTCATTCTCCTAAAAAAATAATACATAGCTGATGCGATATTCAAGGATATCACATGTACATATTAGCAAATCAATTCTTTAAATATTATTgttcataaaataaaaaatctaatTATTAAAATTATCAGACTAGGTGATCAGATCGATGTTTGTAACATTTTAAAAATGGCTCTCCGCCTCCTTGCTAACCCTAGTCGTCATGGCTGGGGCCTCCATCAATGGTGTTTGTCACCATCACTAAGCAGTAGCATCTCTGCCTCTCGCCGTCTTACGGCCCTCCAACGTCAATTTTCTTTGACGAGTCTCCAACCAATTTTCTCTCTCAAAGAGGCTGTATCCTCGAGTTCCATCGTGCCTCGCCATGAAGCCATTGATGGCCTCTCAAGTTGGGAACCAACTGAGAATCTGGGTGGGATCCGGCCTCCCAGAGGGCGACTAAAGTATGGTGGCGTTCGGCGTACGATTCTCAATGTGGCGTCAGAGGCGGAGGATCGGATCATAGCCTATGCAACTGTTAGGAGACGAGGTGGCTATGGTTTGGCCCTGGTGCTGAAGGCAGCGGAGAAGGACGAATGGTTTTGCGTGGGCTCGGGATGGAGGCTGAGAATGGTGAAGCCAGAGGGGCGATCATGGCGGCTGGTGGCGGAAAAATTGGAGGTTCGTCCAAGGCAACAGCCAATGACGCATCGAGCTGCAGGTGTGAAAGTTGTTGCGGCGATGGTGGCTGCAAACACCGGTGCAGCAGCTCCAGTTCGGATTCCCAAACTcgtttgggtgcccagatccCTTTTTGGGGTGCCCAGATCAAAATGGTTGCCCAACGTTTTAGGGTTTGGAACATTTTGGGGGCCCAATGCAGCTGTGGATGTTTATTGGACCTGGGCTTGTAAGTGGAACAAGCATATGGGTTCAGACTCCCTAAATTTTCGTCTTTGGGATCCCGGAGGTAGTCAAATTATCATAGTTATCCTCCTTGCCCTACTACTATGGGTAAGGAGAAAAATTAAGTTCTATTTTACATTGCCTATGTACTCTCTAATGTTTGAGCATAGTACTATAGGCTTGTTTAGAATAAGTGAGCATCGAATGTTTAATGAGTGgacctatttctatgtaccaccgtggtacctccacaacttcttgtctgtctacattaatgacagcggaagggtatgtaatggccattctggcttgaggtTAGGACTAGTTCCTTTAGTTTTGATAATGCTCCAGAAAATGTTCTGGGTGCGTTACGATTTGATTGTAATCATCTCTATTGAGACtattttataaaattttcctttgattcaaaaaaaaaaaaaaaaagatcgatGTTTGTAAACTATTTGTTTTGTCCAATTAAGAATATAAGACCACAGCTCACAAGTCATTCTTTATACTCAAAATTAAACTATCAATCAGTAGACATACTTCTGAATGGAGCAAATACGTGGATTAGTAGTAGCCTATTCTTAATCTAGGGAGCAATTGCCGTTAATATTCAAATTTTAAGGGTTCAATACAAAGTTGTGTCGGTTGATTTTGATGAGTTTCTCTATAGTATATAGTATATTAATATTGGATTAATTCCAGTTTACCTACCTGAACTTTCACTCAATCTTCATTTTAGTtcctgaacttccaatttcatcaagattacccctg encodes the following:
- the LOC133725426 gene encoding beta-fructofuranosidase, insoluble isoenzyme CWINV1-like — encoded protein: MIYKGIYHLFYQYNPKGVVWGNIVWAHSTSTDLVNWIPHEAAIYPSQPSDINGCWSGSATILPGGKPAMLYTGINPQNQQVQNLAFPKNLSDPFLREWVKVPQNPLMAPTQANQVNASSFRDPTTAWLGPDKRWRLIIGSKRDQRGLAILYRSKDFMHWTKAKHPLHSNEKNGMWECPDFFPISKTSSVGLDTSTNGPNVKHVLKVSLDNTRKEYYTIGTYNISKDIYIPDKGSVESDFGLRYDYGKFYASKTFFDSAKNRRILWGWINESSSVNGDVKKGWSGLQAIPRTIVLDKSGKQLVQWPIVELEKLRTKEVTLPSTVLKGGSLHEVFGVTAAQADVEVAFEISDFKKADVLDPSWTNPQILCSKKGASVKGGLGPFGLLTLASKDLKETTAVFYRIFKSQNNYKKYVVLMCSDQSRSSLNQDNDMTTYGAFVNVDPVHEKLSLRSLIDHSIVESFGGEGKACITARVYPTLAVDGDAHLYAFNYGSESVKIAGSAWSLKTAKIN